A genomic window from Serratia liquefaciens includes:
- the trxC gene encoding thioredoxin TrxC, giving the protein MNTVCPACNATNRVPEDRVADGAKCGRCGHALFDGEVINATAATLDALLQDGLPVVVDFWAPWCGPCVSFAPIFEDVAEERAGKVRFVKVNTEAEPELSARFRIRSIPTIMLFRDGKMVDMLNGAMPKTPFDNWLNELV; this is encoded by the coding sequence ATGAATACAGTTTGTCCCGCTTGTAATGCCACCAACCGCGTACCTGAAGATCGTGTGGCTGACGGCGCAAAATGCGGCCGTTGCGGCCACGCGCTTTTTGACGGTGAAGTGATCAATGCCACCGCCGCGACACTGGACGCGCTGCTGCAGGATGGCCTGCCGGTCGTGGTCGACTTTTGGGCACCCTGGTGTGGCCCTTGCGTCAGCTTTGCGCCGATCTTCGAAGACGTTGCCGAAGAGCGCGCCGGTAAAGTCCGCTTCGTAAAAGTGAATACCGAGGCTGAACCGGAACTGAGCGCCCGTTTCCGCATCCGCAGCATCCCGACCATCATGCTCTTCCGCGACGGGAAAATGGTCGACATGCTCAACGGCGCCATGCCGAAAACGCCGTTCGATAACTGGCTCAATGAACTAGTTTAA